CACCTACGATGAACGCAACCGGCTGATCACCGGACCCGAAGGCGACTACACCTGGACGCCGCGTGGAACACTCACCGAAATCGACGACGGATCCACCACCTCGCTGTACGCGTTCGACGGGTTGGGTCGGATGACCGCCGCTAACGAAGGCACCGCGGTCACCTACACCTACGACAGCCTCGACCGCATCGCGGCCCGCAACGGCTCGACCAGCGGTTTCGAGTTCAACGGCGCGTCGATCAACCCGACCACCGACGGCAACAGCATCTACACGTTGACACCGTCAGGGTCGATCTTCGCGCTCGACACGCCGTCGTCGTCGGCGAAGGTCGCGACGTTGAACCGCCACGGCGACCTGCAACGCATCACCAACCCGACCGACGGGACCACCGACGCCCACAACCTCACCGACCCGTGGGGCGCGCCGTTGACTTCGGCCGGTGACACCCCCGACGCCGGTTTCCAGGGCGACTACACCGACCCCGACACCGGCGACGTGTGGATGGGCGCACGCTGGTATGACCCCGACTCAGGCACCTTCTCAAGCCGCGACACCTACGCAGGCACCGCCGGCAACCCGAAATCGGGGAACCGGAACCTCTACGGCGAAGCCAACCCCAACAAACACTGGGACCCCACCGGACGCCTCCCTCAAGAGATGAGCGTCTGTCTTTCCCAGGGCGGCGACTTCGCTCAATGCGAACGCAACCACGCCGAGTATCTAGCCAACCAACAGGCAAGGCCTACGGCGACCTGTAGCTCGATCGAGACGTGCCAACGGACCACCAACAGCGTGCTCCCGGGGGGCCGCGACGGGTTCGGATCGAGCAACCTCCAACAAGGCTCCACTGGCGCCGCGGTCACCAACTGGCAGAAGGCCCTCGCCCAGGCAGGGTTCAGCCCCGGCACACCCGACGGCGATTTCGGACCCAAGACAGTCGCCGCGACCAAAGCCTTCCAACACGCAAGCGGCCTCACCGCAGACGGCATAGTGGGCCCCCTCACCAAGACCGCCATGCAACAAAACCTCACCGGCCACATCACCTCCGCCAAGCCGACACCGGTACCCAAAGAAACACCAGGCCGCCTCGCCGACCACACACTGATCAGCGACCCGAATGTGCGGCCGCAGGCGCCCGGGGAGTCACAGTTCGTTGACTTGGACGAGCTAGTCTTGGTTGCGCATGTCACCGCAATTGGCCTTGAGGCGCCTGACGAGCCGCTCGTTCTTGACGCGTCTCGGTCGGCCGTCTTGGCCGACATCGCCGCGGAGGCGTGGATCCATGGCTACCCGAACCCTCCTGCGTCCAAGCTCGGCGGTGGTGAGGACCGGAGTGGACCTTCAGCGGAAGAGCTCTTGTGCCCGGCGGTGTACAGCTTTTCAACTTGTGCTGACGCAGCGCTTCTCGGCGAGCTGGCGAAGGGATATAACGAGGCGATATTCCCCGAGTACGATGGTCACGATGACGTCGCAGGTAACGCGTTTCAACATCAGCTATGGGCAGCGACACTGACCGCGACATATGGCGAAGCTACTGCGCGAAGTCTGCTGATGTTCCATGAGCTGTCAAATCCTGAACAGACGCCCTTCGATTGGACGATGGATACATTCAACAACGAAGCTGGCATACAGCTAGCACTTGACTATCCGACCAACCTGGCGCGCTATGACGCGCTATCCGCCTACCAGAGCATCGCGTATGCAAATATAATAGCCGGAAATGGTTGCTTCATTGTTGACGATAATGTACCCCGGGAAAGCCAACCGGATTCGATTTGCACGATCAATCCAGGGTAGGAGAGCCGTGGAGCGTAACATTCTTGTACTTGCTATAGGCGCTTCAGTCTTGATGGCCCTGTTGCTGGGATGTTCTTCTACCAGCAGGCAAGCTGGCAATTTCGATAAGTCGGAGTGGCGCGATGCTGTGGCTTCTGAGGCAGGTTCTGGGGAGCTGCTTGGTCTATTTCCGGCTGACTCCGTCTTCGTGGTCGGTTGCCCGGGGCCATCAGACGAAAACGACGTCCCGCGCGTCGAGGCATTCGCGACGCTTGACCTAACTCCCGAGAGCGCAGCTACCATTCTCCGGGATGGTGGCTGGACGTTGGTCGACTCGGACCTTGCGAGCGTCGAGGCAATCAAGGAGCTACCCGGTGAGTCAGTAGCACATGTACGGATCATGTTCTCCGGTGAAGCCATACTTCTTCAGGTGCGACTCGCCGTGCCTGATGTCTGCGAATCCGGCCTCGTCTTCCCAGCGGTGCCGTCGGCTCTGCGGTAGGAACGGTCTGCCGCGGGTGGAGGTGACACCCGACGTGCAGGCTGTCAGGCATCGGTTGGCCGAATCCCGTCACCTCGCCGTCGCAGATGATTCAAGACGGTCGTCCGGTGCACCTCGTACCGTGCGGCAAGCTCGTTGATCGAGGCTCCAGCCGCATGGTCATCGATGAGTCTGTCGACGGCTGCCGAGTCGAGCCTGTGGTTCCGGCGGACCGCCCTTAGTTGTCTCGGACGTGGGCGCTCCGGACCGGCCTCAACCCGCCCGATCGCGTCGAGGACACCGTTGAGGGCCGTTCCCCAGGCGGAGAGCAGGTCACAAGGGTGTGAAAGCTGTCCCTCACGGTCCGCCCTAGGGGACTCGAACACTCGACCGTCTCGGTGCGTCGCGCACTCGCCGTCGACTCGGAAAGCGCGAGTTTTCGGATCAGCCCGCATGTCGCCACAGAGTTTCGACACCGACCAGCGATGGCGTCCTTGAGTAGCATGGGAGATACTCACACGCGACGAACCTGTCGCTGAGCGCATCGACAGGCGCAGCCTCCGCTGGCGTCGTCTCTCAGCCCTAGCCGACACCGATATCTCGTCTCGTTCCGGCGGCCCTCCACGCACAGCGCGGAGGGCCGCTCTCGTCGAGGTGGCGCAACCCAGGTCCGCCGCACTTGGGATCCGACGGTCCCCTCGCGCCAGCGGCCGGTCCGCTCGGGGTTGGGGCCACCTGCGCCTGGTCAAGACCTCGGGAATCGATCGAGGCTGCCGTGTTCGCCGATCATGTGGCAGACCATGGCCGCTTCGGTGCCGGTGGCCCAGTTGGCCCAGTCGAGGTCGCCCATGGGGACGTCGAGGGTGGCCCGCACGACCTGGTGATCGTGCAGCAGTACGAAGATGCGGAGCCCGTCGGTTGTGCCGTCGCGTTCGACGACGGGCACTGAGATGCCGGTCCACGGTCCAGATTCCCATTCGTGCTCAATCATGACAGGTCCCTTCGGGATCGGCGTCGGCGCTCGGGGCGACCAGAGCCTCTCGGCGTCGGAGGCGTCGGGACAGTGGGTTCACCGCCCAGGTGGGACGAGTTCGGTATTGACGTCAGCGAACACGCTGGGCTGTTCGCCTGCACACTCCCGTAGCGCCGAGGTTGGGACTCGATCGAGGGGCTCGAGTCGAGGTGTGTCGAATGCGGTCACGGCGTCGCCGTCGAATCCCCATCCGTATCCGCTGACGAAGAGCCGTCGTCCTGTTGCGCATTCGAGGCCCT
This region of Acidimicrobiales bacterium genomic DNA includes:
- a CDS encoding peptidoglycan-binding protein, producing TYDERNRLITGPEGDYTWTPRGTLTEIDDGSTTSLYAFDGLGRMTAANEGTAVTYTYDSLDRIAARNGSTSGFEFNGASINPTTDGNSIYTLTPSGSIFALDTPSSSAKVATLNRHGDLQRITNPTDGTTDAHNLTDPWGAPLTSAGDTPDAGFQGDYTDPDTGDVWMGARWYDPDSGTFSSRDTYAGTAGNPKSGNRNLYGEANPNKHWDPTGRLPQEMSVCLSQGGDFAQCERNHAEYLANQQARPTATCSSIETCQRTTNSVLPGGRDGFGSSNLQQGSTGAAVTNWQKALAQAGFSPGTPDGDFGPKTVAATKAFQHASGLTADGIVGPLTKTAMQQNLTGHITSAKPTPVPKETPGRLADHTLISDPNVRPQAPGESQFVDLDELVLVAHVTAIGLEAPDEPLVLDASRSAVLADIAAEAWIHGYPNPPASKLGGGEDRSGPSAEELLCPAVYSFSTCADAALLGELAKGYNEAIFPEYDGHDDVAGNAFQHQLWAATLTATYGEATARSLLMFHELSNPEQTPFDWTMDTFNNEAGIQLALDYPTNLARYDALSAYQSIAYANIIAGNGCFIVDDNVPRESQPDSICTINPG